The Fragaria vesca subsp. vesca linkage group LG2, FraVesHawaii_1.0, whole genome shotgun sequence genome includes a window with the following:
- the LOC101314044 gene encoding basic blue protein-like gives MNSQGRGSARFTVVQVVAVLLCLMAVQYVDAATYTVGDSGGWSFNTGKWPNGKQFRAGDVLIFNYDSTLHNVVAVGRGGYSSCTTPRGAKVLTSGNDRVKLAKGQNYFICNFPGHCESGMKVAINAV, from the exons ATGAACTCTCAGGGAAGAGGCAGTGCCAGATTTACTGTTGTGCAGGTGGTTGCAGTTCTACTATGCCTCATGGCAGTTCAGTATGTTGATGCAGCTACCTACACAGTTGGAGACTCCGGTGGATGGAGCTTCAATACTGGTAAATGGCCCAACGGAAAGCAATTCCGAGCCGGTGATGTTCTAA TTTTCAACTATGACTCTACACTTCACAATGTGGTAGCTGTGGGGAGGGGTGGTTATAGCAGCTGCACAACCCCTAGAGGTGCCAAGGTTCTGACATCGGGGAATGATCGGGTGAAGCTCGCCAAAGGACAGAACTACTTCATTTGCAACTTTCCAGGCCACTGCGAGTCCGGGATGAAGGTTGCCATCAATGCTGTCTAA